In Oculatellaceae cyanobacterium, the DNA window AACCGACGACCGCTAGGATCAATTAATTCGGCTGGACTGCGGAGAGGTTGATTTTTAGCTGTTGCACCGATACCCCGACGAATCTGCACTTGTTCCTGTTCGTCTGCAATCAGTCCCCATACTCGCACATCTCGGAAAATTCCATAATTTTTCAGCAACCGTTCTAAATCTCGAATCGTATGCCGCCAAATTTGCATCGAGATACTTTCATCAACTACCAATTCTAGGTCTAACCAAGGTTCTAAGGTGGGTCTTAATACAGGTAGCCATAGTCCTTCATCAGCAATTCGTTGAATAGTAGCGGCTTCATCTAATACCAATGTTGTCCCAGAGGGAATACGACGCATTAAGGGTTTTAACGCCCGTGCTAAAGTTAAAGGTTCGCGCAAAGAAGGCGCATCAGGAACTTTAAAGAATAGGTCTGAACCTGTAGAGGTCTGATTTTGAGTTCGGGGGTAAATACCTGCTTTTTGTTCCTCGGTTGGCTGGTTTCTGCCTGTTGCTTGTGAGTCCGAAATCTCTGGCTGCAACTTGGGAAAGGTTTCCTTGCTGTCTCTATTGTTAATTCCTGCCTCGTCTTCCTGACTAAAGGGAAAGTCTGAAGAGATTAACTCAGCTTCCCCCATGTAAAGTGCCAGCCAGATTGTATCGGCAATTTCCTCTGCCGACAGTCCCACTTCTTTACTCAAGGCAGTAATTAACTGGTCAATCATCTGTCCTCCGCACTGGTCAAGTATTTCAGTAAGACATTAACCAAATCCTTTTCATCTTCTTGTTCTGGCTTAAACTCACGAGTAACCATATAAATCGCGTTCAGGAGTTGATCTGTAGCAATATCCCCCCCTGCTCGCAATTCTATAAACTTCTTGATTAAATCTTCTATTTTTGTCTCATCTTGGGTTAGCACCTCACTACCCAAATGAGCTTTGACGATATCCTTCAATGCCGTTGCATCAGGATCGTAGGGCATATTTAACCGCAGACAACGCCTTAGAAACGCGGGCGGAAAATCCCGTTCGCCGTTGTTGGTTAAGACAATGAATGGAAAATTATGACAGCGTATTCGTCCATTAATAACGGGTACGTCTATGCCATCATAAGTGCGAACCTCTACCCGATTCTTAGAAATTCGCGCTAATTCAGGGATTTCAAATTCTCCCTCTTCAAACAAAGTGAGTAAATCGTTGGGTAAATTAATATCACTCTTATCTATTTCATCAATCAGCAATACACGAGGACGGTGGGAAGGAAGAAGCGCCGTACCCAAAGCGCCAAGCTGAATGTAGCGACCAATATCTTTGCTTTTATCCCCCATTTGCACATCTTGAAGACGAGCGATCGCATCATAGCGATATAATCCTTCCTGTAACGTTGAACGAGCAGTAATATACCAAGGCAACACTGAACCCAATTTTAATTCGTAAGCCACGGCATAGGCTAAAGAAGTTTTACCCGTTCCTGGTTTACCTGTAACTAACAATGGTCGCCTTAAATACAAAGCAGCATTTACCATATTAATGACACTATTTCGGTCATTAGTTTTATCAGCATTAATTTGAAAACTTTTCCCCCGTTGTTCTTCTCTGTTATCTTTATCTAACCCTTTATAAAACTGTTGCCAGCGCTTCTCAATTTCTTGGATTATCTCATCATCAGCATTAGTAAATTTACGCCAACTTGGAGGAGGAGGAAGGCGGTTAATATCATTGTGTGGTTCCCTATTTCCTTTAAAAATCTTCCAATCAGTCATTTTATGTGATTCAACTCCTCGTTATTGTCCGGTTGTGATTAATTGACTCATAACATCAGGCGTAAGACGATGAGGATTTTCCCAAAGCAGTGCTAAATGAAACCCTAAGTGTTCCTCAGTTTGAGCATCAGCTATTTCTCTAGTTTGTCTAACTGATTCACATAAATGGCATAAAGGTTTGAAAGTTAAAACTTCATTAATTGCAATCACCTGATCTAAATTATGAATATCACATCTTGTCCAAATCGCTATGGGGGTTGTTGCTGTTAAGATAGCTTTAAATAACTCTTTTGTTCTGGCTTTAGGTGGAGCGCAAGTTACCTTAAGTCCAATTTTTTCGTTTAGTTTAATTTTCAGTAATTTCCAATTAAAGCTTTCCATTTCTTCAAGATGCTCAAACGAGTTTTGAATTGGCTCCTTATGTAAAACATTTCTAACCTTTTTCCAATTTTCCTTCCAATAATATAGATAAGAATCTAAATATTCAAGATTTAAACGTTCTAGCGATCGCAGTCTAATATGATATTTAATCCCTAAAGTTATTTCATCATCTATTGGGTCAGAAATTTTCCAACGATCCACTTCTGTACACATTAAATTGATTGGTAAAAATACTTCAATAATTAGCTGATATTGTTGACCTCTTAGACGTTTTAAACTTTTTTTCAGATATTTATTCAGTTGTTGTTCTATATCATTAAATTTACATAAAGTTCCTCGTTGTTGCTCATCCTGATCTAGTAATGATTCAAACTTAGATAAATCATTAACTGCTAATGAATCATCAATGAGTAGCCACGCATTTAGTAAAAACTGTTCGTTGTTATCGTCACAATGCTCAACTGTAGCAATTAAATAAGATTTAAATTGGCCTTGTATATTAGAAAAAAAACCTGGAGATGAATTATTTTCATTCTTCCCTAAAGACTTTTTTGAGGCTGGTTTTATAGCTAACTCTATTAATTTTTTACGAATTTCCTCAGAAATATTCGTATCTTTACTTAACTGGGCAAAAAACTCAGGTAATCTTCTAAATTCTTCAAGTTCTTTTAAGATTTGTGAAATATTATTTCCCCTTAAACCCCATACTCCAGCATCAAGAGGTAAAGCGTCTTGATAGGCTTTTTGAATACTCTCTTGAGGGATGTCATGAAAATTGAAATCGTTTAAGGACTCTTGAGAATCATTACCCACATCACTATTTCCAGCTAGCAATTGAATAATCGTACAGTTTTGATAAATATTACGGTTATCAATATCTCTTCCGGCTACATCCCCACTGTGAGTATTTTGATGAATACCACTTGCTTGTTGAATAACTTTAACTAAGGCTTCCATCGCTTTTTCGTCCCACTGGTTGTAAATGCGATCGCCTATATGTATATCTTTCCCTTCGCTAATATTGACATTAAATTTACCCAGTTGAAGCGAAAGTTGAGAATTATCACCACTAAGCAAAGCCTTACGTAATTGGGATAACTCAGCTTCAGTGTGTTGCCCTTGGGTAATTTTATGTATGATTTGGATGAATTTGTCATCTGTCATAGTGTAAAAAAGATAGGTTTTTGTTGATGGTTCTGAAGTATGCAATTGCCTTTACAACTTATTAATTCCTTCTAACTGAAGGAAATGTAAACGTCCTGAATGTTCACCAGCAATAATTGTCATTCCATCTGGGGCAATAGCAACAGCATCTAACTCACTTTCTCCGATGAAACTAGCAACTACCTCTCCAGTTTGCAAATCCCAAACTTTGAGGGCGTGATCCCATGAACCAGAAACTGCCAATTTTCCATTAGGCATAATCGCTACCGCCCATATCCAGTTGTAATGTCCACGAAGGGAAAGCATTTCTTCTTTAGTTTTTACATTCCAGATTTTTAACGTGTCATCATTAGAAGCAGAAACGGCTAGTTTTCCATCAGGCGTAATCGCTACTGCATTGACCCAATCTGTATGTCCCGTAAAATTATATAATTCAATTCCACTAAGCAAATCCCAAATTTTAAAATCTTTACCCCGCGAGCTAGATACTAATTGCTTTCCATCTGGTGTAATAGCTATTTTTTTAACTGGAGAGACTTTTATAACCTTAAACAATTCCATACTATTCTGGAAGTTGTAGACTTTTAAGTATCCAGATTTTCCATCAGTAATAATATTGCGTCCATCAGGAGTAATAACAAGTACTTCTCCTGTCTCGCAATATTCGTTATAAGTATGAAGTTCAACTCCACTATACAAATCCCAAACTTTAAGACTTCTATCGTCTGAAGCAGAAATAGCTAATTTACTGTCATTCGTGGTGACGACGGAATTAACATGACTTGTATGTCCAGTGAGCGTATATAATTCTTTTCCCGTCTTTACATCCCAAACTTTAAGATTTCTATCGTCTGAAGCAGAAACGGCAAATCGACCGTCAGCAGTAATAGATATTGCTTTTATCCAACCTTTATGGTTTGTAACGCGATGTGCTTTTGCTGCTAAATCCCAAATCTTGAGAGTCATATCTGAAGAGGCAGAAACAGCACACTTTCCATCAGGGGTAATTGCAATTGCATTCACCGATAAAGTATGCCCATCAAAAATAAGCAATTTTTCTCCTGTCTCTAGATCCCAGATAATGATACGGGAAGAATTAGAACCAGAAACAACTCGTTTTCCATCAGGAGTAATAGCTAATGTTATCACCTCAGCATTATGCTCAGTAAACGTATATAACTCTTTTCCTGTTCGCAAGTCCCAAATTTTAATAGTCCTATCCTTAGAGCCAGAGACAATTCGTTTTCCATCAGGAGTAATAGCTACTGCCATTACAGAAGCAGTATGCCCAATTAAATTATGTCGTACTTGTCCCGTTGGCAAATCCCATACTTTGAGGGTGTGATCCGATGAAGCAGAAACAACCAGTTTTCCGTCTGATGAGATCGCTATTCCATTTATTGACTTATTGTGTCCAATAAAGGTATACAGTTCCTTTCCTGTTCGTAAATCCCAAACTTTTAAAGTATTGTCTGCAGAACCAGAAATAACTATTTCATTGTAAATGACAACTACTCGTACACTTTTTGTATGTCCAACTAATGTGCGAAGTTGTTCTCCTATCTCTAAATCCCAAACTT includes these proteins:
- a CDS encoding PQQ-binding-like beta-propeller repeat protein encodes the protein MSEFDNRSPEDVEYGLHLPYHLAESGMGDDLCELLTKFEFIKYKIYSVSEPQLLIEDYELALAPDIQISKDNKSSLKLIKDTIRLSANILDEDKIQLAGQLLGRLLSFEMPEIQVMLEQAKQYPQSEPWLRPLSPSFTPPGEALLRTLTIHLDWVRAVAITPDGKLAVSASDDTTIKVWDLNSGNVIKTFVEHDSFVRAVAITPDGKLAVSASDDTAIKVWDLEIGEQLRTLVGHTKSVRVVVIYNEIVISGSADNTLKVWDLRTGKELYTFIGHNKSINGIAISSDGKLVVSASSDHTLKVWDLPTGQVRHNLIGHTASVMAVAITPDGKRIVSGSKDRTIKIWDLRTGKELYTFTEHNAEVITLAITPDGKRVVSGSNSSRIIIWDLETGEKLLIFDGHTLSVNAIAITPDGKCAVSASSDMTLKIWDLAAKAHRVTNHKGWIKAISITADGRFAVSASDDRNLKVWDVKTGKELYTLTGHTSHVNSVVTTNDSKLAISASDDRSLKVWDLYSGVELHTYNEYCETGEVLVITPDGRNIITDGKSGYLKVYNFQNSMELFKVIKVSPVKKIAITPDGKQLVSSSRGKDFKIWDLLSGIELYNFTGHTDWVNAVAITPDGKLAVSASNDDTLKIWNVKTKEEMLSLRGHYNWIWAVAIMPNGKLAVSGSWDHALKVWDLQTGEVVASFIGESELDAVAIAPDGMTIIAGEHSGRLHFLQLEGINKL
- a CDS encoding MoxR family ATPase, which produces MTDWKIFKGNREPHNDINRLPPPPSWRKFTNADDEIIQEIEKRWQQFYKGLDKDNREEQRGKSFQINADKTNDRNSVINMVNAALYLRRPLLVTGKPGTGKTSLAYAVAYELKLGSVLPWYITARSTLQEGLYRYDAIARLQDVQMGDKSKDIGRYIQLGALGTALLPSHRPRVLLIDEIDKSDINLPNDLLTLFEEGEFEIPELARISKNRVEVRTYDGIDVPVINGRIRCHNFPFIVLTNNGERDFPPAFLRRCLRLNMPYDPDATALKDIVKAHLGSEVLTQDETKIEDLIKKFIELRAGGDIATDQLLNAIYMVTREFKPEQEDEKDLVNVLLKYLTSAEDR